A portion of the Intestinibacillus sp. Marseille-P6563 genome contains these proteins:
- a CDS encoding alpha-glucoside-specific PTS transporter subunit IIBC, with amino-acid sequence MMQKIQKFGGAMFTPVLLFAFAGIVVGVGTLFTTEAIMGDLAKPDHLFYQCWNVILQGGWTVFNQLPLLFAVALPIGMAKKQNARCCMEALVLYLTFHYFLSTMLSQWGSVFGVDFSADVGGTSGLAMIANIKTLDMGMIGALAISGIVIWLHNKFYDTELPDWLGSFNGSTFVFMIGFFVMIPVALLSALIWPKIQLGMLAFQGFVKGAGALGVWVFILLERLLIPFGLHHILYSPFYYDNAVVPGGLYAYWATKLPELAASTASLKSLVPEAGFTATGFSKIFGCPGIALAFYATARSEKKKKVMALLIPITLTAIFCGVTEPIEFTFLFIAPPLFVVHAILAATLSTVMYLAGIVGIHSGGVIEMASLNWIPLMANHWQQYLLMLVIGLVFTAIWFVVFRFLIVKFDFKTPGREVDTEDIKFYSKQEYRDKQAAEKTGKDAPAAKDSLAERIIEGLGGADNIVDLTNCATRLRVNVQDINLVKPDTYFKSIGTHGAMVKGKSVQVIIGLSVAKVRAQVEEQLGMTITE; translated from the coding sequence ATGATGCAAAAAATTCAAAAGTTTGGCGGCGCGATGTTTACTCCTGTTTTGCTGTTCGCGTTTGCGGGCATCGTGGTCGGCGTGGGCACACTGTTCACGACCGAAGCGATCATGGGGGATTTGGCAAAGCCGGACCATCTGTTTTATCAGTGTTGGAATGTGATTCTGCAAGGCGGCTGGACGGTCTTCAACCAGCTCCCGCTGCTGTTTGCGGTGGCTCTGCCGATCGGCATGGCCAAAAAGCAAAACGCGCGCTGCTGTATGGAAGCGCTGGTTCTGTACTTAACCTTCCACTATTTCCTGAGCACCATGCTTTCCCAGTGGGGTTCCGTCTTTGGCGTGGATTTCTCGGCCGATGTCGGCGGCACCAGCGGTCTGGCGATGATCGCCAACATCAAGACCCTGGACATGGGCATGATCGGTGCGCTGGCCATTTCGGGCATTGTCATCTGGCTGCACAACAAGTTCTATGACACCGAACTGCCCGACTGGTTGGGCTCGTTCAACGGCTCCACCTTCGTGTTTATGATCGGCTTCTTTGTGATGATTCCGGTCGCACTGCTTTCGGCGCTCATCTGGCCCAAGATTCAGCTGGGTATGCTGGCCTTCCAGGGCTTTGTCAAGGGCGCGGGCGCGCTGGGCGTGTGGGTGTTCATCCTGCTCGAACGTCTGCTCATCCCGTTTGGCCTGCACCATATCCTGTATTCTCCGTTCTATTACGACAACGCAGTCGTACCCGGCGGCCTGTACGCTTACTGGGCCACCAAGCTGCCCGAACTGGCAGCCTCCACGGCGTCGCTTAAGTCGCTCGTTCCCGAAGCTGGCTTTACCGCGACCGGTTTCTCCAAGATCTTCGGCTGTCCCGGCATTGCGCTGGCATTCTATGCCACCGCCCGGTCGGAAAAGAAAAAGAAGGTCATGGCGCTGCTTATTCCGATCACGCTCACCGCGATCTTCTGCGGCGTGACCGAACCGATCGAATTTACTTTCCTGTTCATCGCACCGCCGCTGTTTGTCGTGCATGCCATTCTGGCAGCGACTCTGTCGACCGTTATGTATCTGGCGGGCATTGTCGGCATCCACTCGGGCGGCGTCATTGAAATGGCTTCGCTCAACTGGATCCCGCTCATGGCCAACCACTGGCAGCAGTACCTGCTGATGCTGGTCATCGGCCTGGTATTTACCGCAATCTGGTTTGTGGTATTCCGCTTCCTGATCGTCAAATTTGACTTCAAGACCCCGGGCCGTGAAGTGGACACCGAAGATATCAAGTTCTACTCCAAGCAGGAATACCGCGACAAGCAGGCGGCCGAGAAAACCGGAAAAGATGCGCCGGCTGCCAAGGATTCGCTGGCCGAACGCATCATCGAAGGCCTGGGCGGTGCAGACAACATCGTTGACCTGACCAACTGCGCGACCCGTCTGCGCGTCAACGTCCAAGACATCAATCTTGTCAAACCCGATACCTATTTCAAATCCATCGGCACGCACGGCGCCATGGTCAAGGGCAAATCGGTACAGGTCATCATTGGCCTGTCGGTGGCCAAGGTCCGTGCCCAGGTGGAAGAACAGCTTGGCATGACCATCACCGAATAA
- a CDS encoding 6-phospho-alpha-glucosidase produces the protein MSNKKYAVTVAGGGSTFTPGIALMLLAERDRFPIRKIMFYDNDAERQEIVAKACEIYLKENAPDIEFGYTTDPETAFTDIDFVLAHIRVGKYAMREKDEKIPLKYGVLGQETCGPGGIAYGMRSIGGVIEILDYMEKYSPNAWMLNYSNPAAIVAEATRRLRPNSKILNICDMPIDLEEKMANMVGLKSRKEMQVGYYGLNHFGWWHKIYDKEGNDLMPAIKKHMAENGFADALSMTNQHVDQSWVETFQKARDVYAVDPTTIPNTYLKYYLFPDYVVEHSDPNHTRANEVMEGREKHVFGICRDIIAKGTAKDGGFEADAHATYIVDLACAIAENTQERFLLIVPNEGAIENFDRTAMVEIPCIVGSNGYERICQGAIPQFQKGLMEQQVSVEKLAVEAWIEGSYQKLWQALTLSKTVPSARVAKLILDDLIEANKDYWPELK, from the coding sequence ATGTCGAACAAAAAATATGCTGTTACTGTTGCCGGCGGCGGCTCCACCTTCACCCCGGGCATTGCCCTGATGCTGCTCGCCGAGCGCGACCGTTTCCCCATCCGCAAGATCATGTTCTATGACAACGATGCCGAGCGCCAGGAGATCGTGGCCAAGGCCTGCGAGATCTATCTGAAGGAGAATGCGCCGGACATCGAATTCGGTTACACCACCGACCCGGAAACTGCGTTCACCGACATCGACTTCGTGCTGGCACACATCCGCGTGGGCAAGTACGCCATGCGCGAAAAGGACGAAAAGATCCCGCTCAAGTACGGTGTACTGGGCCAGGAAACCTGCGGCCCCGGCGGCATTGCCTATGGCATGCGCTCGATCGGCGGCGTTATTGAAATCCTGGACTACATGGAAAAGTACAGCCCCAATGCCTGGATGCTCAACTACTCCAACCCGGCAGCCATCGTCGCAGAAGCGACCCGCCGTCTGCGTCCGAACTCCAAGATTCTGAACATCTGCGACATGCCGATCGACCTGGAAGAAAAAATGGCCAACATGGTCGGCCTGAAGAGCCGCAAGGAAATGCAGGTCGGCTACTATGGCCTCAACCACTTCGGCTGGTGGCATAAGATCTACGACAAGGAAGGCAACGACCTGATGCCGGCCATCAAAAAGCACATGGCGGAGAATGGCTTTGCCGATGCGCTGTCCATGACCAACCAGCATGTCGACCAGAGCTGGGTGGAGACCTTCCAGAAGGCACGCGACGTCTACGCCGTCGACCCGACCACCATCCCAAACACCTATCTGAAATACTACCTGTTCCCCGATTATGTCGTCGAACATTCCGACCCCAACCACACCCGTGCCAACGAGGTCATGGAGGGCCGTGAAAAGCATGTCTTTGGCATCTGCCGCGACATCATCGCCAAGGGCACGGCCAAGGACGGCGGTTTCGAGGCTGACGCGCATGCGACCTACATCGTCGATCTGGCCTGCGCCATCGCGGAAAATACCCAGGAACGCTTCCTGCTAATCGTGCCCAACGAAGGCGCCATCGAGAACTTTGACCGCACGGCTATGGTCGAAATCCCCTGCATCGTTGGTTCGAACGGCTACGAACGCATCTGCCAGGGCGCCATCCCGCAGTTCCAGAAGGGCCTGATGGAGCAGCAGGTCAGCGTGGAAAAGCTGGCTGTCGAAGCCTGGATTGAAGGCAGCTATCAGAAGCTGTGGCAGGCGCTGACGCTGTCCAAGACCGTACCGAGCGCCCGGGTGGCCAAGCTCATCCTCGATGACCTGATCGAAGCCAACAAGGATTACTGGCCCGAACTGAAGTAA
- a CDS encoding MurR/RpiR family transcriptional regulator — translation MNLDELFNAHRAKLGENDLHIWNYVSAHRKECAELSIEALGQRCHVSRTTILRFARKLGLHGFSELKVLLRMEEKPETSPDYIEQTCAVYASMIEDIRAKDYTPLFRRIDQAENLYVFSSGMLQDAVARELCRAFLACGKWFYTIHAGTEAEVLLHNVTERDLVIILSVSGESPHVLELARALKVRNIPAVSITRRRKNTLAQLCGLRLYASTIEMDTHTLGAEYQSTTSFFILVELLFLKYMAYHNQGGNHEAGKPDRTKLP, via the coding sequence GTGAATCTGGATGAACTGTTCAATGCGCATCGAGCCAAGCTGGGGGAAAACGATCTGCATATCTGGAATTACGTGTCCGCACACCGGAAGGAATGCGCTGAACTGTCGATCGAAGCGCTCGGACAGCGGTGCCATGTGTCGCGCACGACCATTTTACGCTTTGCGCGCAAGCTGGGGCTGCACGGCTTCAGCGAACTGAAAGTGCTGCTGCGCATGGAGGAAAAACCGGAAACCTCGCCCGATTACATCGAGCAGACCTGCGCGGTCTATGCCAGCATGATCGAGGACATCCGCGCAAAAGATTACACCCCCCTGTTCCGCCGCATCGACCAGGCCGAAAACCTGTATGTATTCAGTTCCGGCATGCTGCAAGACGCGGTTGCGCGTGAACTTTGCCGGGCGTTTCTGGCCTGCGGCAAGTGGTTCTATACCATCCATGCGGGCACCGAAGCCGAGGTGCTGCTGCACAACGTGACCGAGCGCGATCTGGTCATCATTTTGTCGGTGTCCGGCGAATCGCCGCATGTGCTGGAACTGGCCCGCGCCCTGAAAGTGCGCAACATTCCCGCTGTATCCATCACCCGCCGCCGGAAAAATACCCTGGCGCAGCTTTGCGGCCTGCGCCTGTATGCCAGCACGATCGAAATGGATACCCATACCCTTGGCGCCGAATATCAATCGACCACATCGTTTTTTATCCTGGTCGAACTGCTGTTTTTGAAATATATGGCCTATCACAACCAGGGAGGCAACCATGAGGCTGGAAAACCTGATCGAACAAAACTACCATAA
- a CDS encoding MurR/RpiR family transcriptional regulator — protein MRLENLIEQNYHKLSENELYIWDYIRHHPAQCRDISIDHLAEACNISHTTILRFAKKLGLKGFSELKVILKWQEPTEGGFQQDEIERTMQDYQQNLEYISSVELTDLFTLIDRAGKIYLYGSGSVQQLAAVDLKQKFFTGNKLMHVIEGEEEMRKLAERIGENDLIILISLSGDNVFVNQMAEQIKANGGLVVSICRIQSNRLIYLSDINIPFFTHRVENGMGVEYWPSNLLFQINEFLALRYLQYCDRKRRSGQLR, from the coding sequence ATGAGGCTGGAAAACCTGATCGAACAAAACTACCATAAACTCAGCGAAAATGAATTGTACATCTGGGACTATATCCGGCACCATCCGGCCCAGTGCCGGGACATCTCCATCGACCATCTGGCCGAGGCCTGCAACATTTCCCATACCACCATCCTGCGCTTTGCCAAAAAGCTGGGGCTCAAAGGATTCAGCGAACTGAAAGTCATCCTCAAATGGCAGGAGCCCACAGAGGGTGGCTTTCAACAGGACGAAATCGAGCGTACCATGCAGGATTACCAGCAGAACCTGGAATACATCTCCTCGGTCGAGCTGACCGACCTATTTACGCTCATCGACCGCGCAGGCAAGATCTATCTCTATGGCTCGGGCAGTGTGCAGCAGCTGGCTGCGGTGGACCTGAAACAGAAATTTTTTACCGGCAACAAGCTGATGCACGTCATCGAAGGCGAAGAGGAAATGCGCAAACTGGCCGAACGCATCGGCGAAAATGATTTAATTATCCTGATTTCGCTGTCGGGCGACAATGTGTTTGTCAATCAGATGGCCGAACAGATCAAGGCAAACGGCGGTCTGGTGGTGTCCATCTGCCGCATCCAGAGCAACCGGCTGATCTACCTAAGCGACATCAACATTCCCTTCTTTACCCATCGCGTGGAAAACGGCATGGGGGTGGAATATTGGCCGTCCAATCTGCTGTTCCAGATCAACGAATTTCTGGCTTTGCGCTATCTGCAATATTGCGACCGCAAACGCCGCAGCGGCCAGCTGCGCTGA
- the licT gene encoding BglG family transcription antiterminator LicT encodes MGNYIIRRILNNNAFVSTNANGQEIVVMGKGIAFQKKAGDRVPHARAEQVFQLSQENTSRFQELVARIPMNYAVLSEKIIQMASERLGKPLDENIYITITDHIYSAVQRYQNGLVIRNTMRWEIQRYYPDEYAVGLQAAQMIREALSVPFAEDEAAFMALHFVNAQTGIEIGQMYEVTELIHAICDIVHRHFAMDFDITSLAYCRFLTHVKFFAQRLMLGTYYGDDDSELLLAVRSKYPEAYACTQEIAAYIASTRGQHLGEEEELYLTVHIARVTKP; translated from the coding sequence GTGGGGAACTATATCATCCGACGTATTTTAAATAATAACGCCTTTGTTTCCACGAATGCAAACGGTCAGGAGATCGTGGTCATGGGAAAAGGGATTGCGTTTCAAAAGAAGGCCGGCGACCGAGTCCCTCATGCAAGAGCCGAGCAAGTCTTTCAGCTGTCCCAGGAAAACACCAGCCGCTTTCAGGAACTGGTCGCCCGCATTCCCATGAACTATGCGGTACTGAGCGAAAAAATCATCCAGATGGCCAGCGAACGCCTGGGCAAACCGCTGGATGAAAATATCTATATCACCATCACCGATCACATCTATTCGGCTGTACAGCGTTATCAAAACGGTCTGGTCATCCGCAATACCATGCGCTGGGAAATCCAGCGGTATTATCCGGATGAATATGCGGTCGGTTTACAGGCGGCGCAGATGATCCGCGAGGCTCTGTCCGTGCCGTTTGCCGAAGACGAAGCCGCCTTTATGGCGCTGCACTTTGTCAACGCCCAAACCGGCATCGAAATCGGCCAGATGTATGAGGTGACTGAACTCATCCACGCCATTTGCGACATTGTACACCGCCATTTTGCAATGGATTTTGATATCACTTCTCTGGCATACTGCCGGTTTTTGACCCATGTCAAATTCTTTGCCCAGCGGCTGATGCTGGGCACCTACTACGGCGACGACGACAGCGAACTGCTTTTGGCCGTCCGCAGCAAATATCCCGAAGCCTATGCCTGCACCCAGGAGATTGCGGCGTATATCGCCAGCACCCGGGGCCAGCATCTGGGCGAAGAAGAAGAACTGTATCTGACCGTGCACATCGCACGGGTCACCAAACCTTAA
- a CDS encoding beta-glucoside-specific PTS transporter subunit IIABC — MDWKQTAAQIAENVGGKANIRGATYCTTRLRLTLADESLANDEAVSAIPGVISVVHASGQYQIIIGNRVPVVFKALQELGILDQTAAPAPEKKKKSIPARMMDALLGSMTPVIPAVIGCAMMKVLLVLLPMIGLLQTDSMTYQVLTIIGDGSFYFLPMLVAASAARYFNANLFLSITIAGILVHPSLQALFAEGDPVSLFAIPVTAANYPYSILPAIIMAWILSKVEKAVDRITPAITKTFLDPMLILLICAPIALWVVGPAGAIAGDALSGALVWIQENLGWLAVGIIGGIYPVLVLFGMHHVLTPIAIASLSSLGYETIVMVAQLGANLAQGGASMAVALRSKNKNMRQTAAAAGFSALVAGITEPAMYGVTLRLKRPFIAVLAASFASGCFAGLMQLKSFSTACPGLVTTIQYIESDRPISILYIALTCLIAVAVSFILTMILGFRDPESAPAAAPAKPAAAAASLSAERHLIDSPMDGHLVPLSEVSDETFASGVLGAGVALAPADGTVYAPFDGTVETLLDSHHAVGLRSTDGVELLIHIGRDTVALQGKHFTAHVQEGDTVKKGQRLLSCDLDALRAEGYDVTTPIVVTNTDEFLEVVPVQQPDVTHGDRLLTIL, encoded by the coding sequence ATGGATTGGAAACAAACTGCCGCGCAAATCGCGGAAAACGTTGGCGGAAAGGCCAACATCCGCGGCGCTACCTATTGCACCACCCGCCTGCGTCTGACCCTGGCCGACGAAAGCCTGGCCAATGACGAGGCTGTATCGGCTATTCCGGGCGTCATCAGCGTTGTCCATGCCAGCGGACAATATCAAATCATCATCGGCAACCGGGTCCCGGTGGTCTTTAAAGCCTTGCAGGAGCTCGGTATCCTCGACCAGACGGCTGCTCCAGCGCCCGAAAAGAAGAAGAAAAGCATCCCGGCCCGCATGATGGACGCCCTGCTTGGCTCCATGACGCCGGTCATCCCGGCAGTCATCGGCTGCGCCATGATGAAGGTGCTGCTCGTGCTGCTGCCCATGATCGGTCTGCTGCAAACCGACAGCATGACCTATCAGGTACTGACCATCATTGGCGACGGTTCGTTCTATTTCCTGCCCATGCTGGTTGCCGCGTCGGCAGCCCGGTATTTTAACGCCAACCTGTTTTTGAGCATCACCATTGCCGGTATTTTGGTCCATCCTTCGCTGCAAGCCCTGTTTGCCGAAGGTGACCCGGTTTCGCTGTTCGCCATCCCGGTCACGGCGGCCAATTATCCCTATTCCATCCTGCCGGCCATCATTATGGCCTGGATTTTGTCCAAGGTCGAAAAGGCGGTGGACCGCATCACCCCGGCGATCACCAAGACCTTCCTCGACCCCATGCTCATCCTGCTCATCTGTGCCCCGATTGCTCTTTGGGTCGTTGGCCCTGCTGGTGCGATTGCCGGCGATGCGCTGTCGGGCGCTCTGGTCTGGATTCAGGAAAACCTGGGCTGGCTGGCCGTCGGCATCATCGGCGGTATTTATCCGGTGCTCGTACTGTTCGGCATGCACCACGTCCTGACCCCGATTGCCATTGCATCCCTCAGCTCACTCGGCTATGAAACCATTGTCATGGTCGCACAGCTTGGCGCAAACCTCGCCCAGGGCGGCGCTTCCATGGCGGTTGCCCTGCGTTCCAAGAACAAGAACATGCGCCAGACCGCAGCTGCTGCCGGATTTTCCGCACTGGTTGCCGGTATCACCGAACCGGCGATGTACGGTGTCACCCTGCGCCTCAAGCGTCCGTTTATCGCGGTCCTCGCGGCCTCCTTTGCATCGGGCTGCTTTGCCGGTCTGATGCAGCTCAAGAGCTTCTCGACCGCCTGCCCCGGCCTGGTCACCACCATCCAGTACATTGAATCCGACCGCCCGATCTCCATTTTGTACATTGCTCTGACCTGCCTGATTGCGGTTGCCGTTTCGTTCATCCTGACCATGATTTTGGGCTTCCGTGACCCGGAAAGCGCCCCGGCTGCTGCTCCTGCCAAGCCGGCTGCTGCCGCTGCATCTCTTTCGGCCGAACGCCATCTGATCGACAGCCCAATGGACGGCCATCTGGTTCCCCTGTCCGAAGTATCGGACGAGACCTTTGCGTCGGGCGTTCTGGGTGCCGGTGTTGCGCTCGCCCCGGCTGACGGCACAGTCTATGCCCCGTTTGACGGCACAGTCGAAACCCTGCTCGATTCCCACCATGCTGTCGGTCTGCGCAGCACGGACGGCGTGGAACTGCTCATCCACATCGGCCGCGATACGGTTGCTCTGCAAGGCAAGCATTTCACCGCCCATGTGCAGGAGGGCGATACCGTGAAAAAGGGCCAGCGCCTGCTGTCCTGCGATCTGGATGCGCTGCGCGCCGAAGGCTATGATGTCACGACCCCGATTGTCGTGACCAACACCGATGAATTTTTGGAAGTCGTACCCGTGCAGCAGCCGGATGTGACCCATGGCGACCGTCTGCTGACCATTTTATAA
- a CDS encoding glycoside hydrolase family 1 protein, translating into MPISFPKDFLWGGATAANQYEGGWDAGGRGPSIDDVFTGGNVNTPRRITIPPEPGAFYPNHEATDFYHHWKEDIALFAEMGFKVYRMSISWSRIFPNGDEEEPNAEGLAFYDAVLDELHKYGIEPLVTLSHYENPLHLTTAYGGWKNRKLIDCFLRYAETVLRHYRGKVRRWLTFNEINMLSVPFGSFIAGGMLPETCTAQDRWQALHNQLVASARTVRLAHEIDPENQMGCMIAYMCVYPRTCSPEDQLTQLSVDRLHNLLAGDVHVRGEYPSYAKRLLQEQGVTLDISPEDAADLREGTVDFYTFSYYDSRCVGTRQEGDPSTGNGALGGLRNPYLQATEWGWQIDPLGLRWVLNHLYDRYQIPLMVVENGLGAIDERAEDGSIHDPYRIDYLRQHIQAMGEAIGDGVDLIGYTPWGCIDLVSASTGEMRKRYGMIYVDKHDDGTGDLSRHRKDSFYWYQKVIRTNGQDLDD; encoded by the coding sequence ATGCCCATCTCGTTTCCGAAAGATTTCTTATGGGGCGGCGCGACGGCCGCCAACCAGTATGAAGGCGGCTGGGATGCCGGTGGCCGCGGCCCGTCAATCGACGACGTATTTACGGGCGGCAATGTAAACACCCCGCGCCGCATCACCATCCCGCCTGAACCCGGCGCTTTTTATCCCAACCACGAAGCGACCGACTTTTATCACCACTGGAAAGAGGACATTGCCCTGTTTGCCGAAATGGGCTTCAAGGTATATCGCATGTCGATTTCCTGGTCGCGCATCTTCCCCAACGGGGACGAGGAGGAGCCCAACGCCGAAGGCCTGGCCTTTTACGATGCCGTGCTGGACGAGTTGCATAAGTATGGCATCGAGCCGCTGGTGACGCTCTCGCACTATGAAAATCCGCTCCATCTGACTACCGCCTACGGCGGATGGAAAAACCGCAAGCTGATCGACTGTTTCCTGCGCTACGCCGAAACCGTACTGCGCCATTATCGCGGCAAGGTGCGCCGCTGGCTGACCTTCAACGAGATCAACATGCTGTCCGTGCCGTTCGGCAGCTTTATCGCGGGCGGCATGCTGCCCGAAACCTGCACCGCGCAGGATCGCTGGCAGGCGCTGCACAATCAGCTCGTGGCTTCGGCGCGCACGGTACGCCTGGCGCACGAGATCGACCCGGAAAACCAGATGGGCTGCATGATCGCCTATATGTGCGTCTATCCCCGTACCTGTTCGCCCGAAGACCAGCTGACCCAGCTTTCGGTCGACCGGCTGCACAACCTGCTAGCAGGCGATGTGCATGTGCGTGGTGAATACCCGTCCTATGCCAAGCGTCTGCTGCAAGAGCAGGGCGTGACGCTGGACATCTCCCCCGAAGATGCGGCCGACTTGCGCGAAGGCACGGTGGACTTCTACACGTTCAGCTATTACGATTCCCGTTGCGTCGGCACCCGCCAGGAGGGGGACCCCTCAACCGGCAACGGCGCCCTGGGCGGCCTGCGCAACCCCTACTTGCAGGCCACCGAATGGGGCTGGCAGATCGACCCGCTGGGTCTGCGCTGGGTGCTCAACCACCTGTATGACCGCTATCAGATTCCGCTGATGGTCGTGGAAAACGGCCTGGGTGCTATCGATGAACGAGCAGAGGATGGCAGCATCCACGACCCCTACCGCATCGACTATCTGCGCCAGCACATCCAAGCCATGGGAGAAGCCATCGGCGACGGTGTGGATTTGATCGGCTACACCCCTTGGGGCTGCATCGATCTGGTATCGGCCAGCACGGGTGAAATGCGCAAGCGGTATGGCATGATTTATGTAGACAAGCATGACGACGGCACCGGCGATCTGTCCCGGCATCGCAAGGATTCGTTCTACTGGTATCAAAAGGTCATTCGCACCAATGGCCAAGATCTCGACGATTGA
- a CDS encoding flavodoxin: MKQKILVAYFSASGITAQVAQTLAQAASADVYEIKPAVPYSAADLDWMNPKSRSSVEMKDPSSRPAISGQVANMADYDVIFVGFPIWWYVAPTIIQTFLESYDFSGKTIIPFATSGGSGLGRTNEKLQQSCPGATLRPGKLLNGRPSAAELKKWVESLNL, encoded by the coding sequence ATGAAACAAAAAATTTTGGTGGCCTATTTTTCGGCAAGCGGAATCACAGCCCAGGTGGCGCAGACCCTGGCGCAGGCGGCTTCGGCGGATGTATATGAAATCAAACCGGCTGTTCCATACAGCGCAGCCGATCTGGATTGGATGAATCCAAAAAGCCGCAGCAGCGTGGAGATGAAAGATCCGTCCTCGCGTCCGGCCATCAGCGGCCAGGTAGCCAACATGGCCGATTATGATGTGATTTTTGTCGGTTTTCCCATTTGGTGGTATGTGGCGCCGACCATCATCCAGACCTTTTTGGAAAGCTATGATTTTTCCGGCAAAACTATCATCCCCTTTGCCACCTCGGGCGGCAGCGGACTCGGGCGCACCAACGAAAAATTGCAGCAAAGCTGTCCGGGCGCGACCCTGCGGCCCGGCAAGCTGCTCAACGGTCGTCCATCCGCCGCAGAGCTGAAAAAATGGGTGGAATCTCTGAATCTGTAA
- a CDS encoding zinc-dependent alcohol dehydrogenase: MSETMRAAIFEGNGVLTVKTVPIPQIQRDTQLLLRVDAASICGSDLHGLAVPPGQYMKPGIIYGHEFCGTIVQMGDAVQGFSIGERVAVNPRVRCGTCYECTHNKGDLCSNSYHYGQTGDGGFAQYALVDASQLYHADPSIPPEILAQTEPLACVMNAIGQTHPSPVDSVLLYGAGPIGLTFIRVLKLFGIRHLIVTAKGAQRVQEAKACGADVVVDTETEQVEQVMRAHWPYGADLVIDAVGRGPILSEALPLMNPKGRLVLFGLDNNARTTLSPAIFTLNELSVFGVLGKDFPSALEMLQSPDLHLKKFITHRLSLEDIHQGLDAMRKKEACRVIIFPNGQ; the protein is encoded by the coding sequence ATGAGTGAAACCATGCGCGCCGCCATTTTTGAAGGCAACGGCGTTTTAACCGTTAAAACCGTTCCAATTCCTCAAATCCAGCGGGATACCCAGCTGCTTTTGCGCGTGGATGCTGCCAGCATCTGCGGCAGCGATCTGCACGGCCTGGCGGTGCCGCCCGGCCAGTATATGAAACCCGGCATCATCTATGGCCATGAATTTTGCGGCACGATCGTCCAGATGGGGGATGCCGTGCAGGGTTTTTCGATCGGCGAACGGGTCGCAGTCAACCCGCGCGTACGCTGCGGGACCTGTTATGAATGTACCCATAACAAGGGCGATTTGTGCTCCAATTCCTATCATTACGGACAAACTGGGGATGGCGGCTTTGCCCAATATGCACTGGTCGACGCCAGCCAGCTGTATCACGCCGATCCCTCCATTCCGCCCGAAATCTTAGCCCAAACCGAACCACTCGCCTGTGTGATGAACGCCATTGGACAGACGCACCCGTCCCCGGTCGATTCGGTGCTGCTATATGGCGCCGGCCCAATCGGTCTGACCTTTATCCGCGTTCTCAAACTGTTTGGCATCCGCCATCTGATCGTCACCGCTAAAGGCGCCCAGCGTGTGCAGGAGGCCAAAGCCTGCGGTGCTGATGTTGTGGTGGATACCGAAACTGAGCAGGTCGAACAAGTCATGCGTGCTCATTGGCCTTATGGCGCCGATCTGGTGATCGATGCAGTCGGTCGCGGCCCGATTTTATCCGAAGCCCTGCCGCTGATGAACCCTAAGGGTCGTCTGGTGCTGTTCGGGCTGGATAACAATGCGCGCACGACGCTCTCGCCCGCGATTTTTACACTTAATGAACTGTCGGTCTTTGGCGTCCTGGGGAAGGACTTCCCCTCTGCGCTCGAGATGCTGCAATCGCCCGATTTGCATCTCAAAAAATTCATCACCCATCGCCTTTCTCTGGAGGACATCCATCAAGGTCTGGATGCCATGCGCAAAAAAGAGGCGTGCCGTGTGATTATTTTCCCAAACGGACAATAA